A single Dermacentor albipictus isolate Rhodes 1998 colony chromosome 3, USDA_Dalb.pri_finalv2, whole genome shotgun sequence DNA region contains:
- the LOC135904949 gene encoding uncharacterized protein has protein sequence MQSLCVYQEPTASCFLRNCEQCPQEGIFTLENFDMSIEDEVLIASWEYGELVKKTLTASSFMREFLRMTMKWISHNYIRSVQAKAIHEEKQSCESGAIVLHFDFAENWTVVLPDAVQAYHWQKRQVTVFTCVVTSIKSTRNYAVISDDMSHDSAHACLALSKIKAHLEDNAPIYTKITHVSDGAPAHFKNKYQFHELQRSECQETKLMFSATAHGKNACDGVGGLVKHRASHHNLRKPASETIQTASGFVDAIQGTLKNITILELSQRELADFREMKKEEWKTAKNVPGVQTLHMWKYVQSNEDSASYVASTAASEWKRL, from the coding sequence ATGCAGAGTCTCTGCGTGTACCAGGAACCTACTGCGTCATGTTTCCTCAGGAATTGTGAGCAATGTCCACAAGAAGGCATTTTCACTTTGGAAAATTTTGATATGAGCATTGAGGACGAGGTGTTGATTGCTTCATGGGAATACGGTGAGCTAGTTAAAAAAACTCTGACCGCTTCATCATTTATGAGAGAATTTCTAAGAATGACCATGAAATGGATTTCCCACAACTATATCAGATCTGTGCAAGCAAAAGCAATACATGAAGAAAAACAGAGCTGCGAGAGTGGTGCAATTGTTTTGCATTTTGATTTCGCCGAAAACTGGACAGTTGTGCTTCCAGACGCAGTACAAGCGTACCATTGGCAGAAAAGGCAGGTCACCGTGTTTACTTGCGTTGTCACGTCCATAAAATCGACTCGGAACTACGCCGTTATTTCCGACGATATGTCTCATGATTCAGCTCATGCATGTTTGGCTCTgtcaaaaatcaaagcacacctgGAAGACAACGCGCCAATCTACACCAAGATAACACATGTGAGCGACGGGGCTCCCGCTCACTTCAAGAATAAATATCAGTTTCATGAGCTACAACGGAGTGAATGTCAAGAGACGAAATTGATGTTTTCGGCCACTGCACACGGCAAAAATGCTTGCGACGGCGTTGGTGGGCTTGTGAAACATCGAGCATCACACCACAACTTGCGGAAGCCTGCAAGTGAGACCATACAAACAGCCAGCGGCTTCGTGGACGCAATTCAAGGAACGCTAAAGAATATCACCATTCTGGAGCTCTCACAGAGGGAGCTTGCAGACTTTCGCGAAATGAAGAAGGAAGAATGGAAAACGGCAAAGAATGTGCCTGGAGTTCAGACACTCCACATGTGGAAGTACGTTCAATCAAATGAAGACAGTGCATCCTACGTGGCATCCACCGCTGCTTCGGAATGGAAGAGACTGTGA